The Amblyomma americanum isolate KBUSLIRL-KWMA chromosome 6, ASM5285725v1, whole genome shotgun sequence genome has a window encoding:
- the LOC144095373 gene encoding uncharacterized protein LOC144095373: MASFYGGGDSSPSTAEQLLYAMLDGSQPSTSDEPQYSSPEHGQPSSMDAPPNAPWTFGETKYLLDKYALYRPKVGPLMRFRTKRAMYEQIAREIEEVLGTKRTAMQCETRFKT, from the exons atggcgtCCTTTTACGGTGGTGGGGATTCGAGTCCGTCTACGGCAGAACAGCTACTGTACGCAATGCTGGACG GTAGCCAGCCAAGCACATCTGATGAGCCTCAGTACTCAAGCCCAGAGCATGGACAGCCAAGTAGCATGGATGCTCCACCAAATG CGCCCTGGACCTTTGGGGAAACGAAGTACCTCCTTGACAAATATGCGCTGTATAGGCCGAAAGTGGGTCCACTGATGAGGTTCCGGACAAAGCGCGCCATGTACGAGCAGATTGCTCGTGAGATAGAGGAGGTCCTTGGAACCAAGCGCACTGCAATGCAGTGTGAAACTCGATTTAAAACGTag